A genomic stretch from Candidatus Cetobacterium colombiensis includes:
- the cas9 gene encoding type II CRISPR RNA-guided endonuclease Cas9 (Cas9, originally named Csn1, is the large, multifunctional signature protein of type II CRISPR/Cas systems. It is well known even to general audiences because its RNA-guided endonuclease activity has made it a popular tool for custom editing of eukaryotic genomes.): MEKKFRLGLDIGIASVGWAIVSEDENIIDAGVRLFPEGGSSVTSAERRVKRASRRLLRRRHHRIERLRKLLFENKIIETLDYDFYINEITPYELRVKGLTEKLTNRELAIALL, encoded by the coding sequence ATGGAGAAAAAATTTAGACTAGGTTTAGATATTGGAATTGCATCAGTTGGATGGGCAATAGTGTCTGAGGATGAAAATATAATAGATGCAGGTGTAAGATTATTTCCAGAGGGTGGATCATCTGTAACTTCTGCAGAGAGAAGAGTAAAAAGAGCTTCAAGAAGACTTTTAAGAAGAAGACACCACAGAATAGAGAGATTAAGAAAATTACTTTTTGAAAATAAAATAATAGAAACATTGGATTATGATTTTTATATAAATGAAATAACTCCTTATGAATTAAGAGTTAAAGGATTAACTGAAAAATTAACAAATAGAGAGTTAGCCATAGCACTTTTA